A section of the Fusarium falciforme chromosome 8, complete sequence genome encodes:
- a CDS encoding Bms1-type G domain-containing protein, with protein MPVAVAHSHRPTTKVTHKPFKSRAASKHELRDRAKGRVPNEKGQRKTIHQQVMSKFDRRNQAKQARLNKHKEHVKETSVFAGRDGAPRNVAVIPLCADGDAKVAIQQLNGSIDIEDSAVDGNFRVTVDRFKQKLQYIPLERDLTACLDAARVADFVVVVLSANTEVDELGELILRSVESQGMSTLFTLVQGLETIELAKQRQGVLGSLKSFITHFHPEQEKLYSLENRQECANLMRSLCSTTPKGVRWREERSWMLAEDIKFAYSNSDPTIITGVVRGKGLKADRLVQVGDWGTFQIQKIVAAPLPKHIKKKGEEITIEPTEGEKVLDEPSEDRDDLVDLAPEEVMMDADDDAAMETEPAQKKGVLLDDHHYFSDEEAEAKKIKKKVPKGTSNYQSAWYLEDVSDDESDMEDFEMKDEAGEEEARPEDGLEGRAPAPPTEGAPSEYPQSEMMIEPDEEEDAKQLEQFRARKRDEVEDDKEFPDEIELHPHVLARERLARYRGLKSLRTSVWQEDEDRAHEPEEWRRLLQVPNYQSSRSQATREALVGGVEPGTRVQVYIKGISPIVEKTYNPKSPLTLFSLLRHENKKTAVNYLFNLSSDFTKSIKAKEELIVQCGPRRMVVKPLFSQPGQTPNDVHKYCRYLHPGQSAIATFMGPLTWGAVPVLFFKRTTAEEVETENGQHIGMSLVGTGTALPPSTSRVIAKRIILAGHPYHIHKKIVTIRYMFFNREDVEWFKAMPLWTKRGRSGFIKEPLGTHGYFKATFDGRINPQDSIGVSLYKRVWPRNAAPVEGRLLEIDPSTLNADGDMMMDE; from the exons ATGCCTGTCGCTGTGGCTCACTCGCATCGGCCAACGACAAAGGTCACGCACAAGCCATTCAAGTCGAGGGCTGCTTCCAAGCATGAGTTGAGAGACCGTGCCAAGG GTCGAGTCCCCAACGAAAAAGGCCAGCGAAAAACTATCCATCAACAAGTCATGTCCAAGTTCGACCGACGCAACCAGGCCAAGCAGGCCCGCTTGAACAAGCACAAGGAGCACGTCAAGGAGACCTCGGTTTTTGCTGGACGAGATGGAGCGCCCAGAAACGTTGCGGTTATTCCTCTGTGCGCTGATGGAGACGCCAAGGTCGCTATCCAGCAGTTGAATGGCAGCATCGATATCGAGGACAGCGCTGTGGATGGAAACTTCCGAGTCACAGTCGACCGATTCAAGCAAAAACTCCAGTACATTCCCCTCGAGCGAGATCTGACCGCCTGTCTGGATGCTGCGCGGGTGGCCGACTTTGTGGTTGTGGTTCTGTCGGCGAATACCGAGGTTGACGAGCTTGGTGAATTGATCCTGCGAAGTGTCGAAAGCCAGGGCATGTCGACCCTCTTCACCCTCGTCCAAGGACTCGAAACAATTGAGCTCGCTAAGCAGCGACAAGGAGTTCTGGGCTCTCTCAAGTCCTTCATCACACACTTCCACCCCGAGCAAGAGAAGCTCTACAGCCTCGAAAACCGACAGGAATGCGCCAACCTCATGCGGTCACTATGCAGCACAACACCAAAGGGCGTCCGgtggagggaggagaggagttGGATGCTGGCTGAGGATATCAAGTTTGCTTACTCCAACTCCGACCCCACTATTATCACTGGTGTTGTTCGTGGTAAGGGTCTCAAGGCCGACCGCCTTGTTCAGGTTGGCGACTGGGGAACTTTCCAGATCCAAAAGATTGTGGCTGCTCCCCTACCAAAGcacatcaagaagaagggagaggAGATCACAATCGAGCCTACAGAGGGTGAGAAGGTTCTCGATGAGCCCTCTGAGGATCGAGATGATCTGGTCGATCTTGCCCCTGAGGAGGTCATGATGGATGCTGATGACGATGCCGCTATGGAGACTGAGCCCGCACAGAAGAAGGGTGTTTTGCTGGATGACCACCACTACTTCTCAgatgaggaggctgaggcgaAGAAGATTAAGAAGAAGGTGCCCAAGGGTACATCCAACTACCAGTCAGCCTGGTACCTTGAGGATGTCTCAGACGACGAGTCCGATATGGAGGATTTCGAGATGAAGGACGAggctggagaggaggaggctcgcCCTGAGGATGGTCTTGAGGGTCGTGCTCCCGCTCCCCCAACTGAGGGTGCCCCTTCAGAATATCCTCAATCGGAGATGATGATTGAgcctgatgaggaggaggatgctaAGCAGCTCGAGCAATTCCGAGCACGAAAGCgggacgaggttgaggacgACAAGGAGTTCCCTGATGAGATCGAGTTGCACCCTCACGTGCTGGCACGAGAGCGTCTAGCCCGATACCGTGGTCTCAAGAGTCTGCGAACCAGTGTGTggcaggaggatgaggaccgCGCCCACGAGCCTGAGGAGTGGAGGCGTCTGCTCCAGGTTCCCAACTACCAGTCTTCGCGGTCTCAGGCGACACGAGAGGCTCTTGTTGGCGGAGTTGAGCCCGGAACCCGTGTCCAAGTCTACATCAAGGGCATCTCTCCCATCGTTGAGAAGACTTATAACCCCAAGTCGCCCCTGACTCTGTTCTCCCTGCTCCGACACGAGAACAAGAAGACGGCCGTCAACTacctcttcaacctcagcTCTGACTTTACCAAgtccatcaaggccaaggaggagctcatCGTCCAGTGCGGACCCCGTCGAATGGTCGTCAAGCCCCTATTCTCTCAGCCCGGGCAGACACCCAACGATGTTCACAAGTACTGCCGGTACCTGCACCCCGGTCAGTCAGCTATTGCGACCTTTATGGGTCCTCTGACATGGGGAGCGGTCCCTGTGCTGTTCTTCAAGAGAACTACAgctgaggaggttgagaccGAGAATGGCCAACATATCGGCATGTCACTGGTTGGCACCGGAACCGCCCTGCCACCATCTACCTCTCGCGTCATCGCCAAGCGAATCATCCTCGCCGGCCACCCTTACCACATCCACAAGAAGATCGTCACCATCCGATACATGTTCTTCAACCGCGAGGACGTCGAGTGGTTCAAGGCGATGCCCCTGTGGACCAAGCGCGGCCGCAGCGGCTTCATCAAGGAGCCGCTAGGCACCCACGGCTACTTCAAGGCGACGTTTGACGGCCGAATCAACCCGCAGGACTCGATCGGTGTCAGTCTGTATAAGCGCGTGTGGCCGCGCAACGCTGCGCCCGTCGAGGGCCGGTTGTTGGAGATTGACCCGAGCACACTCAACGCTGATGGCGatatgatgatggatgaataG
- a CDS encoding Aminoacyl-tRNA hydrolase, which yields MADTGGQQTGIILSTAFTALLTGYAFGVWTIRGYLISPDLVEERRRALHDPEESEESDVDEDDSLLDHAPNWANGPDADRRQGLKVAEEKKAEKKEEPVVQDNGEECKLVLVVRTDLGMTKGKIAAQCSHATLACYKTLLRAPANSPQRKILARWERLGQAKIAVQVKSQEEMLELRRKARSLGLTAEVIQDAGRTQIEAGSMTVLGVGPAPRSVVDQVTGGLKLL from the exons ATGGCAGACACAGGCGGCCAGCAGACAGGAATCATCCTCTCCACGGCGTTCACCGCCCTCCTCACCGGCTACGCCTTTGGCGTCTGGACCATCCGCGGATACCTCATCTCCCCCgacctcgtcgaggagcGCCGACGAGCTCTCCACGACCCCGAAGAGAGCGAGGAGAgcgatgtcgacgaggatgattcGCTGCTGGATCATGCGCCTAACTGGGCTAATGGCCCCGACGCCGACCGCAGACAGGGATTGAAGgtggctgaggagaagaaggctgagaagaaggaggagccgGTTGTGCAGGATAACGGCGAGGAGTGCAAGCTGGTTCTTGTGGTCCGAACCGACCTGGGCATGACCAAGG GCAAAATCGCCGCGCAGTGCTCCCACGCCACCCTCGCATGCTACAAGACCCTCCTCCGCGCCCCCGCCAACTCCCCCCAGCGCAAGATCCTCGCTCGCTGGGAGCGCCTCGGCCAGGCCAAGATCGCCGTACAGGTCAAGAGCCAGGAGGAGATGCTCGAGCTCCGGCGCAAGGCGCGCTCCCTGGGGCTCACGGCCGAAGTGATCCAGGATGCCGGACGAACACAGATTGAAGCCGGGAGCATGACGGTGCTGGGGGTTGGACCTGCCCCGAGAAGCGTCGTCGACCAGGTCACTGGAGGACTCAAGTTGCTGTGA
- a CDS encoding BING4CT domain-containing protein, which produces MEVDTIDEPRTKVQENGALVVKSARTELVPRHEREKARRHREAQKAYGRGKKINTRGIKDKKLRNNMKRLENKYQDAAIRAKDAEILLENTAGFLEAEDELERTYKVRQDDITKEVAVETAQKRFELKLDDLGPYCFDYSRNGRDLLLGGRKGHVATMDWREGKLGCEIQLGETVRDVKWLHNNQYFAVAQKKYVYIYDRNGVELHSLRKHQEVSHMEFLPYHFLLATIGSTGVLKYQDTSTGQLVAEIPTKLGQPTSLGQNPWNAILHVGHQNGTVTLWSPNSQDPLVKLLAHRGPVRDLAMDREGRYMVSTGQDQKMAVWDVRMFREVNNYFTRQPATSVSISDTGLTAVGWGTQTTIWKGLFDKNKPVQEKVQSPYMAWGGEGKRIERVRWCPFEDVLGIGHDSGFSSIIVPGAGEANFDAFEVNPFETAKQRQESEVKGLLNKLSPDMIALDPNFIGNLDLRSEKQRRAERDLDAPAVDVAEEIRKRARGKNGALKKYLRKQRKKNIIDEKRLHVDEIWKEQQAQKDKKRKEVEADLGPALSRFARKE; this is translated from the exons ATGGAGGTCGACACGATTGACGAGCCGCGGACAAAGGTGCAGGAGAATGGAGCGCTCGTCGTCAAGAGCGCTCGCACAGAGCTCGTCCCTCGCCATGAACGGGAGAAGGCTCGTCGGCACCGCGAAGCCCAAAAGGCCTACGGCCGAGGAAAGAAGATCAACACAAGGGgtatcaaggacaagaagctccGCAACAACATGAAGCGCCTCGAGAACAAGTACCAGGATGCCGCGATCAGGGCCAAGGACGCCGAGATTCTGCTCGAGAACACGGCCGGcttcctcgaggccgaggacgaACTCGAACGGACGTACAAGGTGCGCCAGGACGACATCACCAAGGAGGTGGCGGTGGAGACGGCGCAGAAGCGGTTCGAGCTCAAGCTTGATGATCTGGGCCCCTACTGCTTTGACTACTCGAGGAACGGTCGGGACCTGCTGCTGGGAGGTCGCAAGGGCCACGTCGCGACCATGGACTGGCGCGAGGGCAAGCTGGGCTGCGAGATTCAGCTGGGCGAGACGGTGCGCGACGTCAAGTGGCTGCACAATAACCAGTACTTTGCCGTGGCGCAGAAGAAGTACGTCTACATTTACGACCGCAATGGCGTCGAGCTGCACAGCTTGAGGAAACACCAGGAAGTGAGCCACATGGAGTTTCTGCCGTACCACTTCCTCCTGGCAACAATT GGATCTACAGGCGTTCTGAAATATCAAGACACCTCGACAGGTCAATTAGTCGCCGAAATCCCGACCAAGCTAGGACAACCGACCTCTCTTGGACAGAACCCCTGGAACGCTATCCTACACGTCGGTCACCAGAACGGAACCGTCACATTATGGTCGCCCAATTCTCAAGATCCTCTAGTCAAGCTTCTAGCCCACCGAGGACCTGTACGAGATCTAGCGATGGACCGTGAGGGCCGGTACATGGTGTCAACCGGTCAGGATCAAAAGATGGCGGTCTGGGATGTTAGAATGTTCCGCGAGGTCAACAACTACTTTACCCGACAACCTGCAACATCAGTGTCCATCTCAGATACTGGTCTGACAGCCGTTGGCTGGGGTACTCAGACCACTATCTGGAAGGGCCTCTTCGACAAAAACAAGCCCGTGCAAGAAAAGGTCCAGAGCCCTTACATGGCTTGGGGCGGCGAGGGCAAGCGCATCGAGCGCGTGCGCTGGTGTCCCTTTGAAGATGTCCTCGGCATCGGCCACGACTCTGGCTTctcatccatcatcgtccCTGGTGCTGGTGAGGCCAACTTCGATGCCTTCGAGGTGAACCCCTTCGAGACGGCCAAGCAACGACAGGAGTCCGAAGTCAAGGGCTTGCTCAACAAACTCTCACCCGACATGATTGCCCTGGACCCCAACTTTATCGGCAACCTGGACTTGCGATCCGAGAAGCAACGACGCGCCGAGAGAGACCTCGACGCTCCCGCTGTGGATGTGGCCGAGGAGATCCGCAAGAGGGCGAGAGGCAAGAATGGCGCCCTCAAGAAGTATCTGCGCAAGCAACGCAAGAAGAACAtcatcgacgagaagaggctgCACGTCGACGAGATCTGGAAGGAGCAGCAGGCGcaaaaggacaagaagcgaAAGGAGGTCGAGGCGGACCTGGGCCCGGCGCTGTCGAGGTTTGCGAGAAAGGAGTAG
- a CDS encoding Glyco-transf-64 domain-containing protein produces the protein MESVKPLGYKIEESWRNFTYKVELNTRPLRAEIDKRTQWLRTNIPLLIKSRAFQRAATLTTTFVLTVAFIIVTIRLTNATALIPQVISKMTKFPTCSSINYTGTREIWEKSRKKYEHLPDDKFTIAMQTYRRPKELENTLKALLTDKIPSLHEIVVVWNDLEAEPPENYVSKHGVPVRYRKSKKNSLNEKLWPDPDYKTQAILLSDDDVYYRPGDLEFVFQTWRKFGRNRLTGALARCSPVDLYGNSEYTFCNTQKGEDGYSMVLSGLAFSHMSFLDYYASNDTAMNQIRDYVDEGFNCEDIALNYVHSMLTGEGPLLVSGNEKYVNYVPREGISRKTGHMDARSACLNEFSKMLGCFPLVEETAYIQRGVIVV, from the exons ATGGAGTCCGTCAAGCCGTTGGGATACAAGATTGAAGAGTCCTGGAGAAATTTCACTTACAAGGTGGAACTCAACACGAGACCCCTGAGAGCCGAGATCGACAAGAGGACGCAATGGCTCAGGACGAATATCCCGCTGCTCATCAAGTCTCGCGCCTTTCAACGGGCGGCCACACTCACGACGACCTTTGTTCTCACTGtcgccttcatcatcgtcaccatTCGACTTACAAATGCAACCGCTCTTATTCCTCAAGTTATCAGCAAGATGACCAAGTTTCCCACATGCTCGAGTATAAACTACACGGGCACACGAGAGATTTGGGAAAAGTCGAGAAAAAAGTATGAGCATCTGCCAGATGACAAGTTCAC CATTGCTATGCAGACTTATCGTCGACccaaggagcttgagaaTACGCTGAAAGCCCTCTTGACCGATAAGATCCCATCTCTTCACGAGATAGTCGTCGTCTGGAACGACCTCGAGGCTGAACCACCAGAGAACTACGTATCCAAGCACGGCGTGCCAGTGCGGTACCGAAAGTCAAAGAAGAACAGCCTCAACGAGAAGCTCTGGCCTGATCCCGACTACAAGACGCAGGCGATCCTCCTCTCAGATGACGACGTCTACTACCGACCTGGCGATCTCGAGTTTGTCTTTCAGACGTGGCGCAAATTTGGTCGGAACCGACTGACTGGAGCCCTTGCACGATGTTCTCCCGTTGATTTGTATGGCAACAGCGAGTACACATTCTGCAACACCCAGAAGGGTGAAGACGGGTACTCAATGGTTCTCTCCGGGCTAGCCTTTTCGCATATGTCATTCCTCGACTACTACGCCTCCAACGACACCGCCATGAACCAGATCAGAGACTATGTGGACGAGGGCTTCAACTGCGAAGATATTGCCCTCAACTACGTCCACTCTATGCTGACTGGTGAGGGACCGCTGCTTGTTAGTGGTAATGAGAAGTACGTCAACTATGTGCCGAGGGAGGGTATCAGCAGGAAGACGGGACACATGGACGCTCGCAGTGCGTGTCTAAATGAGTTTTCAAAGATGCTTGGATGCTTCCCGCTGGTCGAGGAGACGGCATACATTCAGCGAGGTGTTATTGTCGTGTAA